In Lycorma delicatula isolate Av1 chromosome 10, ASM4794821v1, whole genome shotgun sequence, a genomic segment contains:
- the Pdss2 gene encoding decaprenyl diphosphate synthase subunit 2, producing MSVSSSVICSAILKKWNPVVMSVFQEYIKKNSVVLYSTRQFHCNNKDFNVAGKLAQNQRPDWNRAVSEAEKVVGYPTSFLSLRWLLSDEIANVALHLRKLVGSNHPLLKTAKSLLYNGRNNMQAWGLIVLLISKAAGHLNVDEMEEDKAAGVLHSQRALAEVTEMIRTSHLVHKGLVNLYPNLYPEPAVLNDMTFGNKIALLSGDYLLGNSCAELAALRNQDLVELMSSAVRDLAEGEFLGRRDKQNNPLPSLLTHTGAVEEWTQRNVLSAGSLLGKSCQGTLKLSGHGTHLQNQGYKFGKHLALAWQACLDLEPFTVGSQYISGQMFSLTSAPVMFHLEHDPSLITEIDRGLESVQNVDYEKVHSIVSKGPGIGLTKQLQKEHSQKAMEVLEVFQDSDARTALSNIIVAMGEL from the exons atgtcAGTATCAAGTAGTGTTATATGTagtgctatattaaaaaaatggaatccGGTAGTAATGTCTGTGTttcaagaatatataaaaaagaatagtgTTGTATTGTACTCTACAAGGCAGTTTCATTGTAATAATAAGGATTTCAATGTGGCTGGAAAGTTGGCTCAAAATCAGAGACCAGATTGGAATAGGGCTGTTTCAGAAGCTGAGAAAGTTGTAGGGTACCCAACTTCATTTTTAAGTTTACGGTGGCTGTTAAGTGATGAAATTGCCAATGTTGCATTGCATTTGAGGAAGCTAGTTGGATCTAATCATCCGTTGCTAAAAACAGCTAA aagtttaTTATATAATGGCAGGAATAATATGCAGGCATGGGGTTTAATAGTGCTCTTAATATCAAAAGCAGCTGGACATCTTAATGTTGATGAGATGGAAGAGGATAAGGCTGCTGGTGTTCTTCACag tcaaaGAGCTCTAGCAGAAGTTACTGAAATGATAAGAACAAGTCATCTTGTACATAAAGGATTAGTGAATTTGTATCCAAATTTGTATCCAGAACCAGCTGTTTTAAATGATATGACATTTGGTAATAAAATTGCTTTGTTAAGTGGTGATTATCTTTTGGGTAACTCTTGTGCGGAATTGGCTGCTCTTCGTAACCaagat ttagtagAACTAATGAGTAGTGCTGTGCGTGATTTGGCAGAAGGTGAATTTTTAGGGCGTCGTGATAAGCAAAATAATCCACTGCCATCTCTCCTTACACATACTGGTGCTGTTGAAGAATGGACGCAAAGGAATGTGCTTTCTGCTGGAAGTTTATTGGGGAAATCATGTCAAGGTACATTAAAACTTTCTGGTCATGGTACACATCTTCAGAATCAAGGCTATAAATTTGGAAAGCATCTGGCTCTTGCATGGCAG GCATGTTTGGATCTGGAACCATTTACCGTTGGATCACAGTATATCAGTGGTCAAATGTTCAGTTTAACATCTGCCCCAGTTATGTTTCATCTTGAACATGATCCTTCTTTAATAACTGAAATTGACAGAGGGCTTGAATCTGTACAAAATGTTGATTATGAAAAG gtTCACAGTATTGTGTCAAAAGGTCCTGGGATTGGTTTAACAAAACAGTTACAGAAAGAACATTCGCAAAAAGCAATGGAAGTGTTAGAAGTATTTCAAGATAGCGATGCTAGAACTGCTCTTTCAAATATAATTGTTGCTATGGGTGAACTTTAG